TTACTGGTTTCATCACATCACACCCTTTTTCGCTTGGTCCTTTACCAAGGTCTTTATGGTATGGAAGAGGCGAGGTCAGCACCTCACCTCATTTCCAGCTAGTTATTTTTTATATTTCTCAAACTCTATATCAATCTTTTTCACTGCTTCATCTAAGTATTCTTTAATTGTTGCTGAGTCTGTTGTTTTATTTTGACCGATTTTTAAAATAACATCTTTGGCAAATGTTTCAGATAAGTATGGATATCCTGGTGAAACAGGACGAGATTTATTTGTATTTTCAACTTGATATTTCAACACCGACCAAGCTTCATTATGATAAGGATTGTCAGTATTCGTATCAATGACATCAATAGAATTTACACGAGTAGGGATCGATCCATTTGCGTGATAATATTCCTCTGATGCTTCATCATTGTTTAGCCATTCCATCACTTCAACAACCTGCTTAATACGTTCTTCATCTTCCTCTTGCCCGTTTCTCACAAATGCCCAGCTTCCTGATGGAGTGTATAAGCCATCATAGCCCTCATTCATCTTAGGATAACGAACTGTTTTAAATTTTAGATTAGGATAGTTACTTGTTAATTCACTAACATACCAGAAACCACTTACAGATAAAGCTGTTTTCCCAGAATGAAAGGCTTTTTCTGATTCAGATGCACTTGCAAGCTGTGGTTCCTCAAATAACTTGGCAAATTTCGTTAAAGCTTCAACACTTTTCTCACTGTTTAAAACACCATCGACTGTCACACCGTCTTCATCAACAATGTTTGTATCGTTGCCCCAAAGCACTGGTGTAAAGTAATACGTTCCTGTTTCATATGCACCTGCTGTAATATCTGGCAATAACAAGCTTACTGCACTTTCATACTCTTTAAAGGCAGGATCATCTGAACTTTTTGCAAAATCATCTACCTTTCTAGCAAGTTCCGTGAATTGGTCCCATGTCCAATCCTCATCAGCTGCAGGTACTAATTCTTTTATATCTTCAGGCAATGCATTCATCATATCTTCGTTATACATAATCGCTACCCCTGAATCTGAATAACCCATTCCGTAAAACTTTCCGTCAACTGTACCTTGAGCAATGATTGATTCAGTAAATCCTTCTTTAAACCCATCGCTCATATAATCGTCTAATTCACCAAGAAGTCCAGAATCTACGTACGCAGCAATATCAGGACCATCTAATGTAAAAATATCAGGCATATCATTCGCTGTAATGGCTGCATTCAGCTTATCAATATAACCAGATCCTGCCCCCGCACGTGTAATGTTTTGAATTTCAACTTGAGGCTTGTCAGGATGCTCCTCGTTGTACTGTTTTACTCGTTCAGCAAACATTTTTCCCTCAGGATGATCAGCAGCAGCCTGTGTCCAAATCACAATATTCTCATCACTACCACCTGTTTCACTTGAACTACACGCAACTAACGAGAAAGATAAAACCAACATAGAAACATACAAAAATAGCTTTTTCATACTTTCATAGACCCCCCAGTCTGAATATTCGGTGAAAACGTATTCACGTTTCCTGGTTTTCATGTTACGCTAGGTGTATATAAAAGTCAATACGTAATTTAAAGCGTTTTCAGTGATCTCTATGTTATAAGCTGATATCTCTTACACTTGATTTTTATATGGTATAATAACAATATATTATACTCAAAAAGCAAATGAATGACTTCATTCTATTCATATATCAGAATACGTATTCAAGACGGAGGAACCTTATGAATAAGTTAACAATGAAAGAAATCGCTAAACTTGCAAACGTTTCCCAATCAACTGTATCAAGAGTGATAAACGGTAATACAGGAGTAAATGAAGACGCCATGAAACGGGTGCTTTCAGTTATAGAAGAAGTAGGTTATGTGCCAAACAAAGCGGCCCAAACACTAAAAAAGAGTCAATCAAATATTATCGGAGTATGTTTAACAGAAACCTATAATCCATATTTCGTCGAGTTAGTTGATGCACTCGAATCAGAAGCTCGAAAAATCGGATACAGCATTTTACTGCACAATTCCAGGCATAATCCCATCACAGAATGGGAAAGCATCCAAAACTTTATCGCTCGTCAGGTTGACGGAATAATTCTTGTCCCGACTGGTGAATATAACATCCAGCGAATTAGTAAGCTCGCCATTCCGACAATCGTCATGACACAAAACCACAAACCACTTGATAGTATAGGACTTGATCACATGAAAGCAGGTAAAATTGTTGGTGAAAAATTCATTCACGCTGGACATAAAACCTTTGGATATGTCGGAACCACCCCTGATGATGATAAATTCCTCGGCTACAAAAGTGCTCTATATGAAAACGGATTCAGCTTCGACCAAAAAAATTACATTCAGCTTGAAGAAACATCAACAAACAATTTCTTAATGAGACGTGACATCGAAGATTATTTAAACAGAGTTGAATCCCTTGATTTCACCTGTCTTTTTACATCAAATGACATTATGGCACTAGAATTTATGAAAGCTGCTAGAGAAAGAAATATAAAGGTACCTGAGGATATTAGTGTGATCGGATTTGACGATACGTACCTTGCTAAAATTATGGGTATTTCCAGTATTCATCAGCCGATTGAAGAGATGGTGAAAACAACCATTGATATCCTGTTAGACAGGATGGAGAATGAGGTTTCATCAGAGTCTGTACAGATTAAGTTGGATCCAACGTTGATTGAGAGAATGAGTAGTTGATGGGGTTCGCATTCTAAACAATTAGGAGCGTCGCTGAGTTGTATAAATAGTCTTGAATGATCTGAGATACTTGAATTTTGGACTAAATTGATCTTTCAATCAAGGAAATTCCGCACGAAGAAGCCAAGGGACCTGTCCCCTTGGCTTTTTTAACCTTTGATCCCCTATTCCAGCTCCCCATTCACCCACATACCTGAATAAGTAGACCCATCTGCATATCTCATGGTTCCTTCACCATGTGGCTTTCCATCCAAAAGGTTCCCTTCATAGATAGCTCCATTCGCAAACACTAACTTACCGCGACCTGTTAACTGACCATTTAGAAATTCTCCTATATAAGTATCTCCATTCACCCATTCTAAGGTTCCTTTACCATGAGGCTGTCCATTTTTAAATTCACCTGTATATTTAGATCCGTCTGGCCATTCGTATGTACTGATTTGTTTTGATGTTGAAGTTGTGCTTTCAAAGGTAGCTTTTTCTTTTGCACTTTGTAGTAGGTTTGTTAGGTTCGTGTCGTTCTTGTTTAAAATATAGATAGCTATAAGGACGATCCCAATCATAATGATGATGCCCTTTGGGAACATGATAGTTCTTTTTCTACTTAGTGTACTAGTAGGAACTCTCTTCGTTTCATATTCTGTGCTGAATAGAATGCGCGAACACTTTTTACAGGTATTGCGAAGGGGCTCATTTGCGGTATGGCAAAAAGGACAAATATAATGATTTTTTATCTTTCTAGGATCTTTTTTATTTTTAGACGAAGGTCTAGGGGAAGTGTTTCGTACTTGTGGCATTTTGGTTGATTGATTACTAACGGTTTCATAGCACATCCCACAAACGACCATTCTTTTAAAGCTTGCCTTCTGATCTTCCGGGTGAAGAACCTTAAAAGCTGTTAACTGACCTTCAGTGAAGAAGTTATTATTTTTATCTACATACATGTATTTCGCCATACTATCAAAACTTTTGCAACAGCTACACTTCATAATCAAGTATCCTCTTCTTATCTATCATTTATTTCTATAACAGTATTTTACAATTTTCGATAAAATTTTACTAGGTATTCGCTGTGCTATTTCACCTAGTGCTAATAATTGGCAAAAAATTGAGTATATTTATCTCGCACCTCGAAAAATGATAGATTTTGACTAATCCTTCCTATAAAATTAATTTTGGAAAACATTTCTATACGATTGATCAAAATATCCTTTATTAGGAGGTTATTTATGAAATCAACAAAGCTAAGAAGTTCTCTACTAAAAGCTTCTACCTTATTACTAGTTACATCCTCACTTCTCGTAACACCAACTATCAGTGAAGCAGCAATTTCTAAAAAACCACAACTTACTAATATTGAGATGACGAAGTATCCAGCAGTAATAATCAAAGGGATAAGTTTAACACTCAGAAAAGAAAAGCACCGAAAATTAACACCTACTGAAATAACAGACAGATCGAGAATATGTCGAAAGTAGCTGCTATGGATACATATATGAGAAGCTTTCCAAAGGATTTAACAGGTTCTAGGGTCAGAGAAATCGTTTATCAAATTTATAAAATTGACCTTGATGCGATTTCTGACTTAGGAGCTGGCACAAAACAGAGTGTTTATCCTGATCAGATCACAAATAGCATAAAACATATAGTGGATGTGGATGATATAGATTCCTATATTAGCAACCTCTCTAAATCAGAAATTATGGACTTGTATTTGGAATCTTATCATTATGAGTTAGCTCCGAGTGAGATAAGGGTTGCCATTAATTTAATATTTGGCACGAATTTAGATGGTATTTCTACATTAGAGAATTCGGGCATAGGGTTATTGTCGAAGGGACAATGGATTAATCAGTCGAGTGAAGATTTGTTTGTGGTGCATACGAGTAATGATGATGTTGACGTGAAGATTTATCCTACAGATTATTTTAAGAAACAAACTGGATTAGAGGAACTTCCAATTGAATTACAAGAGTCATTAAAAAAGCTTGGTTATTCTTTTAATGAAGAGATAGGTGCTTATTATTACGCTGATCCTCATGGACAATCGGTGCCAGATTTCTTTAAAGGACAGACATTGGGGATACTAACAAGATTTATTTCTACTAACTATTAATATCTATTAGTTTACAACTCAGATTTATCAGCTTATATTTTTCGCCGTCTTATTGCTAAATAAGAATAGGATGTTAATAAATTTCTTTGATTAATAAAGTATATAATCTGGTTTCTATAAATATCCCAAGGATTAACTTGGGTGTGGTTAAGCTGAAAACATTAAAATAAGTGAGTCGGGGGCTGTCCCCTTGGCATTAGAAGGGAAGATGTTAAATAAATGTCTGAAAATCCACGGTTGGATAATTGGTTAAAGCAATATGAAGAAAGCAAATATGACAAAGACGATGTTGTTGTTTCAAAACGGAATGAAGTTGGTAAACCAACACAAGTCAATGCGGTAAACTATGTCTCAATTAATAATGTCCATTACTCACCTTCAAGTACAAAATCATATGAATATGTAGGCTTTTGGAGGAGATTTTTTGCCCTTTTTATTGATAGCATCATTCTATCATTATTGTATTTTATTACTGATAATTTCGCTGTCCATCTTGCTGTGAGTCTTTTATATTACAGTGGCTTATCTTCTTCTCCTATGCAAGCAACGATTGGCAAAGCAGCAATCGGAGCAATTGTTGTTGATGAAAAAGGAAAAAGAATTTCATTTCTTCATGCACTCGGAAGATATTTCGCTTACCTAATCTCAGGAGTCTTATTCTTTATAGGTTTTATTATGATTGGTTTTCATGGTAAGAAAAAAGGGTTACATGATTTAGTCTGTGGAACGATGGTTGTAAATAGGAAATAAGCTCTAAGAGGAAGGGGTTTGGCTTATATTTGTAACCTAAGTAGCCTTAGGTATATATAATGGTATTATAAAAAAAGAAGTATACCTCCTTCACATATTCTTATTGATGTAAAGTAAAATATTCTAGCATTTGAAAAACCCCTCCTACTACAAGGAAGGGTTTTATTATTTAATTATTCTCTCTGTGTACTACTACTTTCTTCACCTATATAAATCACCCTCTCAAACAGGTAAGATACATAAAAGCAACGGGCAATTTTCCAGGCTTATTTACAATAACTAAGATAAATTTCATTCATTATTCGACTGATTTCTTTCTTGGATTCTAAAGTGAGTTGAGTTTCTGATCTTTCATATAGACTCGCAACGATATGTGATAAATCTGTAATTGTCTCAACGATTATATCAGGATCAATATCCTGAATGGTTTCATTTGTAACGATTGCTTGAATGTTTTGGTTGGCTTCAGAAACTGTCAGTGTTTTGTGGTGTCCTTGCATGCTATTTTCTCCTTTCATAACCAACTCCAAGTAGATCGGATAGAAGCTGCTATTTGATTTGCTGGCTTACTACTCACTGTATGTTTTGTTTGGAATGTGTCTGCAATGGTGATGACTTTAGTTGGGTGGATGTAGGGTAGGGAGGTAATTTGTTTGTAGATTTTACTGTTTTGTGTTTGATTTAAGATTGAGATACCTTCAATTGACCATCCGTGTTGATGAAGTGTTTGAATATAGTCTACACCATCGGGCAAATGATAATTTCGATTATTTGTGCCGTGTATCCACACTGGAATCAAAAGGGAATAGTTATTAGTTTTTGCAGACATAACTTCTGGTTGCTTGATAAAGTTTGTATTCCAATATGTTGTTTGATTCGGTCTAATGCTGCTTCTTTTCGCTTCATTTATGGCGGCTTCTTGTAAAGAGGAAATGTACACTTGGACTGTTTCTGTTTTAGAAATTCCTCCTCCCATCGCTACTTGCCAAAGCCCCTTTACCTGTACTCCTGTTAGCGCTCGTATTGTAGAAGACTTTTTGGTGTTTGGGTCTCCCATTACAACAAATGCTTTTGACATTTTGTTTTCCTCCTCTTGGTGTTTTGTGTTGATTTAGCTGTCATGCACAATTCTTTTGATTACCTTAATTGCTTGATAGGCAGCCTCAGGTTTTAGATGATTAAGATCAAGATTACTCAACAGAAACTCTATTTCTTTCAACTGTTCAATTTCCTCTGAAACATCCTTTTCTCTTATCATGTTAGTTGTTTCTGCAGGCTTGATTGATGTAGTGAAAAAATCAGTGCCTTGTTCCTGCTCGATTTGTTTTAAAGACCAGGCTTCGAGACTGTCCTTGCTTACCTGATTCATCCGTTTATTGAGTGGTTTTACTTCTAACTTTTGTTGATTGATGGCATGGTGAATTTTTTTATAGATGTTTCTTGGTGTTATCCCATTTTCGATAAACATTGCTTCAACCCATCTGGCTGCCTGCGGGATCGTTAAGTATCCATTTGAATTGTTATAGTCCTTCATTTAATCTCACCTTCCGAGCAATTACTTCATCCTTACACAATCATTACTATGCCAAATCAAACACAGGTATGACTGAAAGAAGAGTAAATGCAAAGAAAAGATAACAAGGAGAAGAACACATTAGATCCGTACTCAAAGGTCATAGGCGTCCATATTGAACGAAAAATTTCTGAATTCGATTCACAAGATTGTTAATACTATGATCTCTGACAATTTGCTGAAAGTTAATCATCTTTATTGGAGGGAGCACAGAAATTATCCCTGAAGCTTCCCTCTTCTCTAATGGAATGATCTTTTTTATAATAGACATATAATAAAAGGAGAAGTGCACTTACACTTCTCCTTTCAACTTCTACCGCCAGGGTAACGGTTGTCAAAATAATAGGTTATTTTTGAGAACCTCATTTGCAGTTCATTCACGCTGGGTGGTTTACTTATTTTCTAGTCGATCACCTTCTCTAACACAATTCGATGCTCCCAGTTATCTACGAAATCATAGGCGTAGATCATATCAGCAGGAAGATAATCTACAGGCTTTTCTCCTGTTTCCATTTCTGGAGGGATGTCACTAACATAATGTAAGGACTCTTCATGAAAGATTCCCTTCTAATTTAAAACACTGTATCTAGTATGGATTTTACGAATTTTATCTTTCCATCATCAAAATACATCTTTTATTACTATGTGGTGGAGATTAATCTCAAAAAGGACAAAAAAATAAGCACACCACCTTTTAAAGATGATAAGTGCTCATTAGTTTTAAATTTAAAATTTATTTATCCATGTTCATTTGGTTTATAATATTCGTAAATACTAGGTAAATTTACATTTAGAACTTTTCTTTTATCTCCAACGACACCTGAATAATTCCCATTTTTAGGAACTCTCTTTCCAATAGATACTCTAATTCCAGCATCTTCTAATCGTTTTATGATTTTTTGTTGTTCTTGCCGAAATGTTTCATCTTGCTTTTCATTATTATACATTGTTAGAACACCTCTTTAAATTGTATTCCCAATGTATAATTATGTTATTCTAAATAAAAAAAGACCGAATTTTTGGCCTCTTTATACGTTTAACACTCGCTTTTTTCTTTCACTTCCAACAATTCCAGAATACTTTCCGTCCCTAGGCGATTTTTTTCCTGGCAACACTTTTATACCGGCACTCTGTAAACGACTCATTATTTCAGTTTGTTCACTTTGTTTATGTTTCTTAGTTCCCATTCTAACCACCTACCCTCTCTATAGTTCTATTATATACATTTTCTAGATCAATTAAAAGACATTCAAAGCCATCCCCTATATCAACCATTATATCATCATACCCTTCATCATCTAGGACACTCGCATCCAAGGCTATTAAAAATAAGGTATCTTCGTTTCGGACTTTAACTAACCTAGTCAAATATTGTCTATTTAATTTTTCATTTTCCCTTGTATGTGTAAATGTATAAAAAACATCGTTCATTAACGCACCTCTTAAAAGTCCAGTCCGATAATCATTTAACAGAGAATCAAATTTTTCCTCTCCATTTCCTAATGATTCAACTCCTATTTGGTAATCCTTCTCTAGCATTTCAAGTCCTAGAACCATTAACGAACATAAAAATGCATCTTCCTCATCCATGGAGGATTTAGGTTTATCACTTAACAAACTATATGTATCTAATACGAAATCCAAAAGTAAATTAGGATTATCTTCTTTTACTAACATCCTTTTTGCATTTCTAAATTCTCTTATGTACTTACTTTTCGACTTATAGTATAACTGGTGGATTGCATTTATATTA
This genomic stretch from Metabacillus sp. B2-18 harbors:
- a CDS encoding ABC transporter substrate-binding protein, which codes for MKKLFLYVSMLVLSFSLVACSSSETGGSDENIVIWTQAAADHPEGKMFAERVKQYNEEHPDKPQVEIQNITRAGAGSGYIDKLNAAITANDMPDIFTLDGPDIAAYVDSGLLGELDDYMSDGFKEGFTESIIAQGTVDGKFYGMGYSDSGVAIMYNEDMMNALPEDIKELVPAADEDWTWDQFTELARKVDDFAKSSDDPAFKEYESAVSLLLPDITAGAYETGTYYFTPVLWGNDTNIVDEDGVTVDGVLNSEKSVEALTKFAKLFEEPQLASASESEKAFHSGKTALSVSGFWYVSELTSNYPNLKFKTVRYPKMNEGYDGLYTPSGSWAFVRNGQEEDEERIKQVVEVMEWLNNDEASEEYYHANGSIPTRVNSIDVIDTNTDNPYHNEAWSVLKYQVENTNKSRPVSPGYPYLSETFAKDVILKIGQNKTTDSATIKEYLDEAVKKIDIEFEKYKK
- a CDS encoding LacI family DNA-binding transcriptional regulator; this encodes MNKLTMKEIAKLANVSQSTVSRVINGNTGVNEDAMKRVLSVIEEVGYVPNKAAQTLKKSQSNIIGVCLTETYNPYFVELVDALESEARKIGYSILLHNSRHNPITEWESIQNFIARQVDGIILVPTGEYNIQRISKLAIPTIVMTQNHKPLDSIGLDHMKAGKIVGEKFIHAGHKTFGYVGTTPDDDKFLGYKSALYENGFSFDQKNYIQLEETSTNNFLMRRDIEDYLNRVESLDFTCLFTSNDIMALEFMKAARERNIKVPEDISVIGFDDTYLAKIMGISSIHQPIEEMVKTTIDILLDRMENEVSSESVQIKLDPTLIERMSS
- a CDS encoding MORN repeat-containing protein, whose amino-acid sequence is MAKYMYVDKNNNFFTEGQLTAFKVLHPEDQKASFKRMVVCGMCYETVSNQSTKMPQVRNTSPRPSSKNKKDPRKIKNHYICPFCHTANEPLRNTCKKCSRILFSTEYETKRVPTSTLSRKRTIMFPKGIIIMIGIVLIAIYILNKNDTNLTNLLQSAKEKATFESTTSTSKQISTYEWPDGSKYTGEFKNGQPHGKGTLEWVNGDTYIGEFLNGQLTGRGKLVFANGAIYEGNLLDGKPHGEGTMRYADGSTYSGMWVNGELE
- a CDS encoding RDD family protein gives rise to the protein MSENPRLDNWLKQYEESKYDKDDVVVSKRNEVGKPTQVNAVNYVSINNVHYSPSSTKSYEYVGFWRRFFALFIDSIILSLLYFITDNFAVHLAVSLLYYSGLSSSPMQATIGKAAIGAIVVDEKGKRISFLHALGRYFAYLISGVLFFIGFIMIGFHGKKKGLHDLVCGTMVVNRK
- a CDS encoding plasmid pRiA4b ORF-3 family protein; protein product: METGEKPVDYLPADMIYAYDFVDNWEHRIVLEKVID